The following proteins come from a genomic window of Brachionichthys hirsutus isolate HB-005 chromosome 20, CSIRO-AGI_Bhir_v1, whole genome shotgun sequence:
- the hebp2 gene encoding heme-binding protein 2 isoform X2, translated as MLKTVQQALFSTGLQNPTFTKEGNEGADYETRSYRAARWASTTLSGMHLDAALSGGFRRLFSYIQGNNHNKVKVAMTAPVTCRVDPGAGPACESHFTVSFFLPEECQDNPPAPSDPDVFVENRKEFTAYVRTYSGFSNEKMKREELLKLLESLQRDGAPHVEQPFYAAGYDSPFKLTNRRNEVWVLKRDLLP; from the exons ATGCTGAAAACTGTGCAACAAGCTCTGTTCTCGACGGGACTGCAGAATCCCACATTCACCAAGGAGGGGAACGAG gGGGCCGATTATGAGACGCGTAGCTACCGTGCGGCTAGGTGGGCGAGCACCACTCTGAGTGGGATGCATCTGGACGCAGCCTTGAGCGGGGGCTTCCGCAGGCTCTTCAGCTACATCCAGGGCAACAACCACAACA AGGTGAAGGTGGCGATGACGGCCCCGGTGACGTGCCGCGTGGACCCCGGAGCCGGACCTGCGTGTGAATCTCACTTCACCGTGTCCTTCTTCCTCCCGGAGGAGTGTCAGGATAATCCACCGGCGCCGAGCGACCCGGATGTGTTCGTGGAGAACAGGAAGGAGTTCACCGCCTACGTCAG GACGTACAGCGGTTTCTCCAATGAGAAGATGAAGCGCGAAGAACTCCTGAAACTCCTGGAAAGCCTGCAGAGAGACGGAGCGCCGCACGTTGAGCAGCCGTTCTACGCAGCCGGGTACGACAGCCCCTTCAAACTGACCAACCGCAGGAACGAGGTCTGGGTCCTCAAACGGGATCTCCTCCCATAA
- the hebp2 gene encoding heme-binding protein 2 isoform X1, giving the protein MLKTVQQALFSTGLQNPTFTKEGNEQGADYETRSYRAARWASTTLSGMHLDAALSGGFRRLFSYIQGNNHNKVKVAMTAPVTCRVDPGAGPACESHFTVSFFLPEECQDNPPAPSDPDVFVENRKEFTAYVRTYSGFSNEKMKREELLKLLESLQRDGAPHVEQPFYAAGYDSPFKLTNRRNEVWVLKRDLLP; this is encoded by the exons ATGCTGAAAACTGTGCAACAAGCTCTGTTCTCGACGGGACTGCAGAATCCCACATTCACCAAGGAGGGGAACGAG caggGGGCCGATTATGAGACGCGTAGCTACCGTGCGGCTAGGTGGGCGAGCACCACTCTGAGTGGGATGCATCTGGACGCAGCCTTGAGCGGGGGCTTCCGCAGGCTCTTCAGCTACATCCAGGGCAACAACCACAACA AGGTGAAGGTGGCGATGACGGCCCCGGTGACGTGCCGCGTGGACCCCGGAGCCGGACCTGCGTGTGAATCTCACTTCACCGTGTCCTTCTTCCTCCCGGAGGAGTGTCAGGATAATCCACCGGCGCCGAGCGACCCGGATGTGTTCGTGGAGAACAGGAAGGAGTTCACCGCCTACGTCAG GACGTACAGCGGTTTCTCCAATGAGAAGATGAAGCGCGAAGAACTCCTGAAACTCCTGGAAAGCCTGCAGAGAGACGGAGCGCCGCACGTTGAGCAGCCGTTCTACGCAGCCGGGTACGACAGCCCCTTCAAACTGACCAACCGCAGGAACGAGGTCTGGGTCCTCAAACGGGATCTCCTCCCATAA